Genomic window (Polaromonas sp. JS666):
GACCGGAGCGCCGGACAAAGTAGACCTGACCGCCATGCTGCGTGATCTGGCGCAGCGTGAAGTCAACGAGGTGCACGTAGAGGCAGGCCACAAACTCAACGGATCCTTGCTCCGGGAGGAGCTTGTCGACGAATTTCTGGTCTATCTGGCCCCGAAACTGCTGGGCTCCGGCAATGGCATGGCTTCATTTGGCCCCCTGCAGCAGCTTTCGGACGCCGTTCCGCTGGAATTCCTGTCCGCCCAGCCGGTGGGCGTTGATTTACGGGTAATGGCCCGGGTCGCAGGACGAGACCGGTTCTAGCGCAGATTGAGCCTCAAAACCTGGGGACAGCGCGCTTTTTCCGGGCCTTTAGAGCCCTTGCCGGGCGGCACGGCTCGATTCCCTGCGAAAATGGCAGGATGTTTACCGGAATCATCACCGGCGTGGGGCGCATCGTCGCCATCCATAGCCTGGGCAGCTCTTCAGACCATGGCAAGCGACTGACCATTGAAACGCCCGCGGGTTATCTCGACGACGTGGGTCTGGGCGACAGCATTGCACTCAGCGGAGCCTGCATGACTGCGGCTTCACTGGACAGCGCCAACAACCGCTTCTGCGTCGACGTCTCGGCCGAATCCCTTTCCAAAACCAGCGGCCTGACCCAAACCGGCATCATCAACCTGGAAAAAGCCCTTCGCGCAAATGACCGCCTCGGCGGGCATATCGTCGCAGGTCACGTCGATGGCATTGGCCGTGTGACGCACTTTGCCCAGATGGGCGAAAGCTGGGAACTGCGCATTCGTGCACCGCGGGAACTGAGCAAATACCTGGCCTACAAAGGCTCCATCACCGTCAATGGGGCAAGCCTGACGGTGAACCGCGTCGTGGATCTGACCGAAAATACCGGTGGCAGCGAGATCAGCATCAACCTCATTCCCCACACCGTGCAAAACACGGCACTGGGCCAACTGGCGGCAGGCTCTGAGGTCAATCTGGAAATCGACCTGATCGCGCGCTATGTTGAACGCATGCTCAAAGACACCCATTCACCCCGAAAAAGCTGACCCATGACCACTGTAATTTCCCCTGTTGAAGACATCGTTGCCGACATGCGCGCCGGCCGCATGGTTATCTTGATCGACGAAGAAGACCGCGAAAACGAAGGCGACCTCGTCCTGGCAGCAGACCACGTCAGCGCAGAGGCCATCAACTTCATGGCCCGCTTCGGTCGTGGCCTGATCTGCCTGACACTGACGCGCGAACGCTGCGAGTTGCTGCAATTACCCCCCATGGCCACCCGTAACGGCACCAAGCATTCGACCGCCTTTACCGTGTCCATTGAAGCGGCCGAAGGCGTCACCACGGGTATTTCTGCCGCTGACCGGGCTCGCACGGTACAGGCCGCCGTAGCCAAAGACGCCAAGGTCAGCGATTTGGTGCAACCCGGCCATATCTTTCCCCTCCAGGCTGTCGATGGCGGCGTTC
Coding sequences:
- a CDS encoding riboflavin synthase, encoding MFTGIITGVGRIVAIHSLGSSSDHGKRLTIETPAGYLDDVGLGDSIALSGACMTAASLDSANNRFCVDVSAESLSKTSGLTQTGIINLEKALRANDRLGGHIVAGHVDGIGRVTHFAQMGESWELRIRAPRELSKYLAYKGSITVNGASLTVNRVVDLTENTGGSEISINLIPHTVQNTALGQLAAGSEVNLEIDLIARYVERMLKDTHSPRKS